The following nucleotide sequence is from Halorussus caseinilyticus.
GTTGCTGACGCCGCGGACCTCGACCCCGCCGAAATCGGAACGCCACTCTACGACCAAATCGACCCCGACGCCCTCGACAACCTCTTCAGCGACAAGCACAACGGGATGCCTCGCGGGAGCGGGCACGTCGTATTCCATCTTCTCGACTACGAAGTTACCGTCTACAGCGACGGCTACGTCGTCGTCCGCGAGTAAGTGACGCCGCGACGACTCGCCGCGCCAGCGCGCGCGAACGGCCCGTTCCGAAAGCTCTAATCCCGAGGGATTCGAATCGCGGCGTATGGCTGACGACAACGAGGAAGAAGCAGAGCCTGCCGTCGAACTCGGCGAGGGCGAACCCGTCGAGGGCGCGCCGCTGGTGCGCGTGGCCTCGCGGCTTCACTGGCCGATACAGAAGAGCGAGATTCTCCGGAAAGAGGACGCGACTGTCCGGACTCCCGACGGGCCGCGCGAACTGGCCGACCTGCTGGAGCAGGTGGACGAGACCTACTTCCAGAGCCGTCAAGAGTTCCTCGAACTGGTCCGAGACGTGATTGGTCCCGGAGCGGTTCCGACGGCCGACGAGTAGCGTGTCGGTCGCTCGGTCGGTCCGCCGGGGGTTCGCCCGGTTGAGTTGGGTCCAGCGCGCGCTCCTCGCCGGAGCAGTCCTGACCGGCGTCTGGATGGCGTGGGACGTGCGCGGACTGAACGAGCGACTACTCCGAGATACTGTCGTCTACGTTCTCGCACCGCTCGCGCTCGGCGTCCGGCACGGGCGGCACCTCGGCTACAGGGTGGACCGAACCGCGATTCGCAACACCGTCTTGCTCTCGCTGTTCGTCCTGCCGTTCTACGTCGTGGGGTCGTCGCTCCCGACGATTCGGGCCTACTACCCGATGTGGGAGACGAGTCCCGCGCTCGGACAGTTTCTGC
It contains:
- a CDS encoding HalOD1 output domain-containing protein; protein product: MSENVTENLNETNGITESATYDRDEPLSTAVIDAVADAADLDPAEIGTPLYDQIDPDALDNLFSDKHNGMPRGSGHVVFHLLDYEVTVYSDGYVVVRE
- a CDS encoding DUF5789 family protein, which produces MADDNEEEAEPAVELGEGEPVEGAPLVRVASRLHWPIQKSEILRKEDATVRTPDGPRELADLLEQVDETYFQSRQEFLELVRDVIGPGAVPTADE